A single region of the Plantactinospora soyae genome encodes:
- a CDS encoding DUF5995 family protein — MGRLARIRALLAAVLGVIGALALAPPALARPNSDGVATAAVVPDTCPHGGNECVDGTIAQLRERFASLGRSCDHHSTFALAYLRTTQGFKWGRDQEGFFADNHWVNREGALFAEYYYRAYDDWAAGRRSSVPLAWLAALDAARSRRLTGAGDLMLGMNAHINRDLPYVLERVGLTAPDGSSRKPDHDKVNEILAEVMDPLLAELLTRFDPYGFDTGIPNSTVLDVIVAWREQAWRNAVRLANARNPFTRALVEFDIESGAATVAAGLATLTGYVPPFTGPGPRSVHCAAQHATAPTLAYPFGLPPAY, encoded by the coding sequence ATGGGAAGACTGGCCCGAATACGCGCGCTACTGGCCGCCGTGCTGGGCGTCATCGGGGCGTTGGCACTCGCGCCACCGGCGCTCGCCCGGCCGAACTCGGATGGGGTGGCGACCGCTGCCGTCGTCCCCGACACCTGCCCGCACGGCGGGAACGAGTGCGTGGACGGCACCATCGCGCAACTCCGCGAGCGGTTCGCGTCGCTGGGACGGTCCTGCGACCACCACAGCACCTTCGCGCTGGCGTACCTACGGACCACTCAGGGCTTCAAGTGGGGGCGGGACCAGGAAGGTTTCTTCGCCGACAACCACTGGGTGAACCGCGAGGGGGCGCTGTTCGCCGAGTACTACTACCGGGCGTACGACGACTGGGCCGCTGGTCGCCGCTCCTCGGTGCCGCTGGCCTGGTTGGCCGCCCTGGACGCGGCCCGGTCCCGTCGACTGACCGGCGCCGGTGACCTGATGCTCGGGATGAACGCGCACATCAACCGGGACCTGCCGTACGTCCTCGAACGGGTCGGACTGACCGCGCCCGACGGCAGCAGCCGGAAACCGGACCACGACAAGGTCAACGAGATTCTGGCCGAGGTGATGGACCCGCTGCTGGCCGAGCTGTTGACCCGGTTCGACCCGTACGGCTTCGACACCGGGATCCCGAACAGCACGGTGCTCGACGTGATCGTCGCCTGGCGCGAGCAGGCCTGGCGGAACGCCGTACGGCTGGCCAACGCCCGGAACCCGTTCACCCGGGCCCTGGTCGAGTTCGACATCGAGTCCGGCGCCGCCACCGTCGCGGCCGGACTGGCCACGTTGACCGGTTACGTCCCGCCGTTCACCGGACCGGGCCCCCGGAGCGTGCACTGTGCGGCACAGCACGCCACCGCGCCGACGCTGGCCTACCCGTTCGGGCTGCCTCCGGCGTACTAG